The DNA region CTTCAGATGGTAGTGGCCCTGAATCAACAGTTCATGAGAATGAAACAAGTCAGACTGACTCACAAATTGAAGAATCTTCTGAGTTAATTGAATCGGAATCAGAAGAAAATACTATCCAAACATTTGCAATAACCACCCGTGCATCATCAGTATCTGTGAATACCTGGTTACAATTTGAAGATGCCTTAGCAAATAGCAATATATCAACAATTAATATTAATAACGATATATCAGCTCCATCTTTAAATAGAAGTGGTTCTTTAAGTATTAATGGCGATAAAATAATAAATGCCCAGAACCATATATTAAATTTTTACGCTCGACGTTTTAATATCCAGAATTTTTCAGTTTATTTTAATGAAGCCAAAGTTCAGGTTAATCAAAATCATCTTTTGTTAAGTAATGAGAATGATAGCCTATTCTATTCTCCTGTTGGTGGTAAATTAACTATTAACAACGTCTCTTTCGATGGTACGCAGAACGGTCAGGTGGCACGCGTGCCTAATGGGGAAATTATAATTCAAGGAAAGAGTTATTTTGAATTTAAGGGTCCTTATGAAGTATTTGAAGCAAATGGTATAACCTTTGAAAGTAATTCAATATTTGAAGCCCACAACAACGAAGAACGCCTTTTAAATAGTAATTTAAGAGAACTAATAAACTTATATGGTGACGCGACTATAAATATTGAAGATGGTGCCCAAGTGATGTTTGCTTTAAAAGATAGAATGAACATTATTAATAATTTAGATAATGCTAGAACTACAATAAATATTGCTCCTAACGCAAAAGTAAGCGTTATTGCTGGGAATGTAGATACTAATGACGGACAGCCCTTAATTAATCTTCAAGGTGGTGGTTCATCGATCAATATTGCAGAAGGAGCAACATTAGATATCAGAAATAATCGAACCCAAAAACCAGGCGCATTAATTTCTATGAATGGATCAATAAACTTCAATTCATCTAGTAAAAAGATAGAATATTGGAATCAAGGTGCTTCAATTGATACTAATATTACTTCTGGACAAAACTATATTAAATTCCCTAGAGTATATGATGGTATAATGAGCCTTTCAGGTTCCATCATTAATAACATTTCTGTAAATTCATCCTCTTCTTTATCAAAATCTGATAATAGCGCATTAAATGAAATACAAATAAGTAATTTGTTACTTAAAAAGCCTACTAACGAAATAAAACGATTATTAATATCTTCTGCTGAATCTATTGAGCAACCAAACATTAATCGATTAACCGACACAGATGTGAAATTATCAGGAACAACTTACCCAGGTTTTCAAGTAAAAGCAACAGATGGGCAAGATGTTTGGACCACTATTGCCGATTCAACATCTGGAAAATTTGAATTAGATTTAGGTACATTTGCACCCTATAAAGTAGGTTCAAAAATAAATGTAATTGTTACAGATGGATATGGCGCACAAAGCGAACCTCTTGAAGTGACTGTTGCTGGAAATAGATTATCTTTTAATGCTCCAAGCACATT from Aerococcus urinaeequi includes:
- a CDS encoding pectate lyase-like adhesive domain-containing protein, which gives rise to MFKKIKILYIISICLIFFQFQNNIMTIKADESLLTWENMSSNSDSNTTNGKISITNKSEDYSSSTITLPNDVQADLTDLPDGITFDSKQNSFLIDWSKVQSKSSTMELTIQILETSNSSYLVSIQSTLNNGETINDKLIIELTDDTTYPENENTSIESSNNPDSLSLIQNVTPSSDGSGPESTVHENETSQTDSQIEESSELIESESEENTIQTFAITTRASSVSVNTWLQFEDALANSNISTININNDISAPSLNRSGSLSINGDKIINAQNHILNFYARRFNIQNFSVYFNEAKVQVNQNHLLLSNENDSLFYSPVGGKLTINNVSFDGTQNGQVARVPNGEIIIQGKSYFEFKGPYEVFEANGITFESNSIFEAHNNEERLLNSNLRELINLYGDATINIEDGAQVMFALKDRMNIINNLDNARTTINIAPNAKVSVIAGNVDTNDGQPLINLQGGGSSINIAEGATLDIRNNRTQKPGALISMNGSINFNSSSKKIEYWNQGASIDTNITSGQNYIKFPRVYDGIMSLSGSIINNISVNSSSSLSKSDNSALNEIQISNLLLKKPTNEIKRLLISSAESIEQPNINRLTDTDVKLSGTTYPGFQVKATDGQDVWTTIADSTSGKFELDLGTFAPYKVGSKINVIVTDGYGAQSEPLEVTVAGNRLSFNAPSTLEFQQVAVKDEQMTIQRTNPNWQIKVINTKEYNPEAPWKLTARASEPLKTQDGHTLRNALVFKKDTNTYNIEAQTQLIYQQDENDPQEKNVFWTADQGLLLELNPIAQDVAYYKPYTTTIEWTLTDAP